A window of the Oscillospiraceae bacterium genome harbors these coding sequences:
- a CDS encoding GyrI-like domain-containing protein — MKKCQKESFVVIGKEGSTLDGVGFIQKLWKEANEHFEEIEQLAKKDEQGNLVGMWGAMSDFTHSFQPWENNFQNGLYLAGVECKQDVDAPEGWTKWIIPAYEYIYVACDNLDTFPEVIKYMGENNIPLAGAVHDFSDPQTGKNYMYYPIKKL; from the coding sequence TTGAAAAAATGTCAAAAGGAATCATTCGTTGTAATTGGAAAAGAAGGTTCAACGTTAGATGGTGTAGGGTTTATTCAGAAATTGTGGAAGGAAGCAAATGAACATTTTGAAGAAATAGAACAGTTAGCGAAAAAAGATGAACAGGGCAACCTGGTAGGAATGTGGGGAGCAATGTCGGATTTCACACATTCCTTTCAACCGTGGGAGAATAATTTTCAAAATGGACTTTACCTTGCTGGAGTAGAATGTAAGCAAGATGTAGATGCACCAGAAGGATGGACAAAGTGGATTATCCCAGCATATGAGTATATTTATGTAGCGTGTGATAATCTGGATACTTTTCCAGAAGTAATTAAATATATGGGCGAAAATAATATTCCTTTAGCGGGTGCGGTACATGATTTTTCTGATCCTCAGACGGGGAAAAATTATATGTATTATCCTATTAAAAAGCTGTAA
- a CDS encoding TIGR04076 family protein: MKKWYAEEYEWKIEVTGFLHGDHTERYCRNGEEVGDQYTCTYGCPVNAAGQGICSKTMLLMFPIMEAVRSGGNLEKIGGSSQYCKDIVCPDGCVMFRMTAKKCGGENFYTGRFFDSI; encoded by the coding sequence ATGAAAAAATGGTATGCAGAAGAATACGAATGGAAAATTGAGGTGACAGGCTTTCTTCACGGCGATCACACCGAGCGGTACTGCCGCAACGGCGAGGAAGTAGGGGACCAATACACCTGCACGTACGGCTGCCCTGTCAATGCAGCGGGGCAGGGAATCTGCTCTAAAACGATGCTGCTCATGTTCCCAATTATGGAGGCTGTCAGAAGCGGCGGAAACTTAGAGAAAATCGGCGGCAGCAGCCAATACTGCAAAGACATTGTCTGCCCGGACGGCTGTGTGATGTTCCGCATGACAGCAAAAAAATGCGGTGGCGAAAACTTCTATACAGGCAGATTTTTCGATTCTATTTAG
- a CDS encoding YdcF family protein — protein MNPSMIPYINTLGRFCGVRDVPVLSQHALYEKYGFPTADLMVLFGGSILCGGDVLAVAMKENVAKCYMIVGGVGHTTQALRDRVQAAFPGWNTAGLPEAELLNGCLKRKYGLSADLLECRSTNCGNNITFLLELLKKQHMNIHSCILMQDASMQRRMAAVMRKARPDMTIINYASYNVQVVEQNGQPAFESTPSGMWSMERYVTLLMGEIPRLVDDENGYGPNGRGYLAHEDVPDSVIHAYQMLKQYDPALVRTANAAYAKPR, from the coding sequence ATGAATCCATCCATGATTCCGTATATCAATACACTGGGGCGCTTCTGCGGCGTGCGGGACGTGCCGGTGCTTTCGCAGCATGCGCTGTATGAAAAGTACGGCTTTCCCACTGCGGATCTCATGGTGCTGTTTGGGGGCAGCATTTTGTGCGGCGGCGATGTTCTCGCAGTCGCTATGAAAGAAAACGTCGCCAAGTGCTATATGATTGTGGGAGGCGTGGGCCATACGACACAGGCACTGCGTGACCGGGTGCAGGCGGCTTTTCCGGGCTGGAACACCGCCGGTTTGCCAGAGGCAGAATTATTGAATGGCTGCCTAAAAAGAAAATACGGCCTGTCAGCGGATTTGCTGGAGTGCCGCTCGACAAATTGCGGAAACAACATTACGTTTTTATTGGAATTATTAAAGAAGCAGCACATGAATATCCATAGCTGTATTCTGATGCAGGACGCTTCCATGCAGCGCCGGATGGCAGCAGTTATGCGAAAGGCCCGCCCTGATATGACCATTATCAATTATGCTTCTTACAATGTGCAGGTGGTCGAGCAAAACGGCCAGCCGGCCTTTGAGAGTACACCCAGCGGCATGTGGAGTATGGAGCGTTATGTTACCTTACTGATGGGGGAAATCCCCCGTTTGGTAGATGATGAAAATGGATACGGGCCAAACGGCAGGGGCTATCTTGCACATGAAGATGTTCCCGATTCGGTTATTCACGCTTACCAAATGCTGAAGCAGTATGATCCTGCGCTTGTGAGAACGGCCAACGCTGCATATGCAAAACCCCGGTGA
- a CDS encoding GNAT family N-acetyltransferase yields MDYKVMSEADIDSVIPMYLAYYNQIDGSKWTYETTYKRIHQAVSREDSYCLLLQGDSCPLAFAMGYCEQYDDLSAYDLVEIVVALENQNKGIGTALMRELEKRVKALGVSMIQLQSENDQMHEHFYEEKLQFQKAGNFILMSKWI; encoded by the coding sequence ATGGACTACAAAGTGATGTCAGAGGCAGATATTGATTCTGTCATTCCCATGTATCTTGCGTATTATAATCAAATCGATGGCAGCAAGTGGACCTATGAAACAACCTATAAACGAATTCACCAGGCCGTTTCGCGGGAAGATTCCTACTGCCTGCTTTTACAGGGGGACTCCTGCCCGCTTGCCTTTGCAATGGGTTACTGTGAGCAGTACGATGATCTTTCCGCCTATGATTTGGTAGAAATCGTGGTTGCTCTGGAAAACCAAAACAAGGGAATTGGCACGGCGCTTATGCGTGAACTGGAAAAGCGGGTCAAGGCGCTTGGTGTTTCCATGATTCAGCTGCAGTCGGAAAATGACCAGATGCATGAGCATTTCTACGAGGAAAAGCTGCAATTTCAAAAAGCGGGAAACTTTATTTTGATGAGCAAATGGATTTGA